From Scomber japonicus isolate fScoJap1 chromosome 22, fScoJap1.pri, whole genome shotgun sequence, one genomic window encodes:
- the eif4a1a gene encoding eukaryotic translation initiation factor 4A1A, whose translation MSAEYDNRDNGPEGMEPDGIIESNWNQIVDSFDEMNLREALLRGIYAYGFEKPSAIQQRAIIPCIKGYDVIAQAQSGTGKTATFAISILQQIDVELKGTQALVLAPTRELAQQIQKVILALGDYMGASCYACIGGTSIRSEVQKLQAEAPHIVVGTPGRVFDMLTRKNLSSKYIKMFVLDEADEMLSRGFKDQIYEIFQKLLSSTQVVLLSATMPADVLEVTKKFMREPIRILVKKEELTLEGIRQFYINVEKEEWKLDTLCDLYETLTITQAVIFINTRRKVDWLTEKMQSRDFTVSALHGDMDQKERDLIMREFRSGSSRVLITTDLLARGIDVQQVSLVINYDLPTNRENYIHRIGRGGRFGRKGVAINMVTEDDKRTLRDIETFYNTTIEEMPMNVADLI comes from the exons ATGTCGGCTGAATATGATAATAG aGACAATGGCCCAGAGGGCATGGAGCCAGATGGGATCATTGAG AGCAACTGGAACCAGATCGTGGACAGTTTTGATGAGATGAACCTGCGCGAGGCTCTTCTCAGGGGAATTTATGCCTATGGTTTTGAGAAGCCTTCCGCTATACAGCAGAGAGCCATTATCCCTTGTATCAAGG gttatgATGTGATCGCTCAGGCCCAGTCTGGCACTGGGAAGACTGCCACCTTTGCCATTTCCATCCTCCAGCAGATTGATGTGGAGTTGAAAGGTACTCAGGCTCTGGTTCTGGCCCCCACCAGGGAGCTGGCTCAGCAG ATCCAGAAGGTGATACTGGCCCTGGGTGACTACATGGGAGCTAGTTGCTATGCCTGTATTGGAGGGACCAGCATCCGCAGTGAGGTCCAGAAGCTGCAGGCTGAAGCCCCTCACATTGTGGTGGGAACCCCTGGCCGCGTCTTCGACATGTTGACTCGCAAAAACCTCT ctTCAAAGTACATCAAAATGTTTGTGCTCGACGAGGCTGACGAGATGCTCAGTCGGGGGTTCAAGGACCAGATCTATGAGATCTTCCAGAAACTGTTAAGCAGCACACAG GTTGTCCTACTCTCTGCTACCATGCCAGCCGATGTTTTGGAGGTCACAAAGAAATTCATGCGTGAACCTATCCGAATCCTGGTAAAGAAGGAGGAACTGACCCTTGAGGGTATTCGCCAGTTCTACATCAATGTGGAGAAAGAG GAGTGGAAGCTGGACACGCTGTGCGACCTGTATGAAACCCTGACTATCACACAAGCTGTCATCTTCATTAACACGAGGAGGAAAGTGGACTGGCTCACTGAGAAAATGCAAAGCAGAGATTTCACTGTCTCTGCTCTG CATGGTGACATGGACCAGAAGGAGAGAGACTTGATCATGAGGGAGTTCCGCTCTGGCTCCAGTCGAGTCCTCATCACCACTGATCTGCTG GCCAGAGGCATTGATGTCCAGCAAGTGTCCCTAGTCATCAACTACGACCTGCCAACCAACAGGGAAAACTACAtccacag GATTGGTCGGGGTGGTCGTTTTGGCCGAAAGGGAGTGGCCATCAACATGGTGACTGAGGATGACAAGCGAACCCTGAGGGACATTGAGACGTTCTACAACACCACCATCGAGGAGATGCCCATGAATGTGGCCGATCTTATCTAG